From uncultured Pseudodesulfovibrio sp.:
CCTTTGGTGTGAGCATGGCTAGACCTCCATATTCTGCACAACAAGAATGGTCTTGCGTGCATTGAATTGCTCAACCACCACACGAATTTCCCCAGCCAATGGATTGGGACTCGCCAGCATTTCACTCATCTTGTAGGAAACTGCCAGATTCAATTCGTAGCCTGCGGGATATACGTGAAAGACATAGGTCCCATCATACGGCAGGGATACATCCGTAAAATGGCTTTCTTCCGTTAGGGTCCAGACAACATGATTGCGTTCCACCACCAGTTCGGACAAATCCGTACCGGTATGTACTTGGGCCTCATCTCCATAGACAGCCTTGAGCAAACTGCCGGAAAGAGTCCGAACGATGTTCCCTTCCGAATCAATGGTCTGAAGAACTTCCTCTCCGGTACTGCAACAGGACACAGCCATACCAGTCGCTCCGAAACCAAGGCCAATCAAGGCCTCCGTGGGATTCGTGGCCCCGGTTCCGCCCTGCGTCACAGAGATAGGAATAGCAACCTGACCAAAATCTATGATCTCCTTATTTTCCAAATTATCTTGAGCGGCATTCCAACCAAGGACGTTGTCTGCGGCTGGTTCCGGCAAAACCAAACCTTCTACGGCGGATGAAATGCGCAACGAGATCGTCCTATCGAGCCGTTCTGACAACGCCTGACAAATCATGGTCAGCTTATCCAGAGCCGCTTCATGAGATGCGGCAGGAAAAGCCCCGTTTTCAAGATAATCCGCCTCCTGGGTCAAAACAGGGCTGCGACGCACAAACAAAACTTCTTCCTTCTGCAAAGTGCGACTCATATGACATACACCGCAGGACTGTTCTCCGGCCCCAGTCAAAGTATAATCAGAACCCAGAACCTGAACGGTTTCGACACCTTCAGCATCACTCACAAGGACTTCAACGTCTTCATCCCGCATAAACATAAACGGCAGTTCAAAAACACGAGTCGACCCATTCCCACTAAAATATTCTTTTGTCTTCAATGATGCGATAGTCATGGCTATTTCCCTGTTCCGTAGATTTTCGACCCCATAGACAAAATGGAACGATTGGGTGACGCGCCACTATTGATACGCAACATATTCGCGCTATTTCTCCCACCCTGAAGATCGGATTCGGCATTTGCAGCTCCCTCGAACAACACGTCGTCTTCATCCTGCCTATCCTGAATGCGATCAGCATCCCGAACGAGTGCCTTGGAGCCAGACATGGCGAGATTTGACCCGCCCCACCCGGCAGCACGTCTGGACCGGCCACGCTCCCTCTCGGATCGCAGGTTTTCAGCGTCACCTGCGGCATGCCGCTCTGTTTCCCAGGCCTTGCGTTTGGCATCAACTTCCATGAGCTTGGCCTGCTCTTCAGTGGAATTATTACCCGAAGAAGGTTTCCCCACCATTTTCTGAAAATCCTGGACCAGTCCCAGTCCGTCCTGAACCATGTTTAAAGCCTGCGTCGAATTGGTTCCCATAATCTTATCCTTATATATTTCAGGGTTGATCCCGGTTATTCGTTGACCACCAGATATGGAACGATGAGCAAAACCGACATGGGCAGAGGTTGATCCTGCACAATGGTAAGCACACCGTCCCGATTCCAGCCTTTGGGGAAATTTACGATCTTGTCGCCGGTAAATGCGTCAGGGGCATGCCCCATTGGCACGGCGGCTGTGCGGAAATATACTGATTCAAGATGGGACTCATCCGGACCGATCTTTCCACCGAGGGTGTTGTAAAACCGAGCCGCCACCT
This genomic window contains:
- a CDS encoding phage tail fiber protein; translated protein: MTIASLKTKEYFSGNGSTRVFELPFMFMRDEDVEVLVSDAEGVETVQVLGSDYTLTGAGEQSCGVCHMSRTLQKEEVLFVRRSPVLTQEADYLENGAFPAASHEAALDKLTMICQALSERLDRTISLRISSAVEGLVLPEPAADNVLGWNAAQDNLENKEIIDFGQVAIPISVTQGGTGATNPTEALIGLGFGATGMAVSCCSTGEEVLQTIDSEGNIVRTLSGSLLKAVYGDEAQVHTGTDLSELVVERNHVVWTLTEESHFTDVSLPYDGTYVFHVYPAGYELNLAVSYKMSEMLASPNPLAGEIRVVVEQFNARKTILVVQNMEV